gaatcgcttttgtgcagaaaacagtaacacttgttcagaacgaaagaaagcacagaaccccagattttatgttgtcctggagagcttgcagagcactggggaaaggcaggcagagaattccctgctagcaccttctctgtgcctgggaagcacaagtgttcacattgcttcgcagaatcgcttttgtgcagaaaacagtaacacttgttcagaacgaaagaaagcacagagccccagattttatgttgtcctggagagcttgcagagcactggggaaaggcaggcagagaattccctgctagcaccttctctgtgcctgggaagcacaagtgttcacattgcttcgcagaatcgcttttgtgcagaaaacagtaacacttgttcagaacgaaagaaagcacagagccccagattttatgttgtcctggagagcttgcagagcactggggaaaggcaggcagagaattccctgctagcaccttctctgtgcctgggaagcacaagtgttcacattgcttcgcagaatcgcttttgtgcagaaaacagtaacacttgttcagaacgaaagaaagcacagagccccagattttatgttgtcctggagagcttgcagagcactggggaaaggcaggcagagaattccctgctagcaccttctctgtgcctgggaagcagaagtgttcacattgcttcgcagaatcgcttttgtgcagaaaacagtaacacttgttcagaacgaaagaaagcacagagccccagattttatgttgtcctggagagcttgcagagcactggggaaaggcaggcagagaattccctgctagcaccttctctgtgcctgttcacattgcttcgcagaatcgcttttgtgcagaaaacagtaacagttgttcagaacgaaagaaagcacagagcaccagattttatgttgtcctggagagtttgcagagcactggggaaaggcaggcagagaattccctgctagcaccttctctgtgcctgggaagcagaagtgttcacattgcttcgcagaatcgcttttgtgcagaaaacactaacacttgttcagaacgaaagaaagcacagagccccagattttatgttgtcctggagagcttgcagagcactggggaaaggcaggcagagaattccctgctagcaccttctctgtgcctgggaagcagaagtgttcacattgcttggcagaatcgcttttgtgcagaaaacagtaacacttgttcagaatgaaagaaagcacagagccccagattttatgttgtcctggagagcttgcagagcactggggaaaggcaggcagagaattccctgctagcaccttctctgtgcctgggaagcacaagtgttcacattgcttcgcagaatcgcttttgtgcagaaaacagtaacacttgttcagaatgaaagaaagcacagagccccagattttatgttgtcctggagagcttgcagagcactggggaaaggcaggcagagaattccctgctagcaccttctctgtgcctgggaagcacaagtgttcacattgcttcgcagaatcgcttttgtgcagaaaacagtaacacttgttcagaacgaaagaaagcacagagccccagattttatgttgtcctggagagcttgcagagcactggggaaaggcaggcagagaattccctgctagcaccttctctgtgcctgggaagcagaagtgttcacattgcttcgcagaatcgcttttgtgcagaaaacagtaacacttgttcagaacgaaagaaagcacagagccccagattttatgttgtcctggagagcttgcagagcactggggaaaggcaggcagagaattccctgctagcaccttctctgtgcctgttcacttttcttcgcagaatcgcttttgtgcagaaaacagtaacacttgttcagaacgaaagaaagcacagagccccagattttatgttgtcctggagagcttgcagagcactggggaaaggcaggcagagaattccctgctagcaccttctctgtgcctgggaagcagaagtgttcacattgcttcgcagaatcgcttttgtgcagaaaacagtaacacttgttcagaatgaaagaaagcacagagccccagattttatgttgtcctggagagcttgcagagcactgaggaaaggcaggcagagaattccctgctagcaccttctctgtgcctgggaagcagaagtgttcacattgctttgcagaatcgcttttgtgcagaaaacagtaacacttgttcagaacgaaagaaagcacagagccccagattttatgttgtcctggagagcttgcagagcactggggaaaggcaggcagagaattccctgctagcaccttctctgtgcctgggaagcacaagtgttcacattgcttcgcagaatcgcttttgtgcagaaaacagtaacacttgttcagaatgaaagaaagcacagaaccccagattttatgttgtcctggagagcttgcagagcactggggaaaggcaggcagagaattccctgctagcaccttctctgtgcctgggaagcacaagtgttcacattgcttcgcagaatcgcttttgtgcagaaaacagtaacacttgttcagaacgaaagaaagcacagagccccagattttatgttgtcctggagagcttgcagagcactggggaaaggcaggcagagaattccctgctagcaccttctctgtgcctgggaagcacaagtgttcacattgcttcgcagaatcgcttttgtgcagaaaacagtaacacttgttcagaacgaaagaaagcacagagccccagattttatgttgtcctggagagcttgcagagcactggggaaaggcaggcagagaattccctgctagcaccttctctgtgcctgggaagcagaagtgttcacattgcttggcagaatcgcttttgtgcagaaaacagtaacacttgttcagaacgaaagaaagcacagagccccagattttatgttgtcctggagagcttgcagagcactggggaaaggcaggcagagaattccctgctagcaccttctctgtgcctgttcacattgcttcgcagaatcgcttttgtgcagaaaacagtaacagttgttcagaacgaaagaaagcacagagcaacagattttatgttgtcctggagagtttgcagagcactggggaaaggcaggcagagaattccctgctagcaccttctctgtgcctgggaagcagaagtgttcacattgcttcgcagaatcgcttttgtgcagaaaacagtaacacttgttcagaacgaaagaaagcacagagccccagattttatgttgtcctggagagcttgcagagcactggggaaaggcaggcagagaattccctgctagctgtcgcagttgagacggacacgacaaacatcagattgtgtgaaagcgaccaaaatggctgcaaaagcccctttattgttttaacaagcttttttataaccttcttcaaagtaggtgttcatacaggattggtttactttagtaactaacagttcacgattgggtgatagtttctcgcctgaatcatcaggacagttcttcttatcttagttctctaatcttgtttccatggcacttctcgggactttctcgcctctcatggatacactggaatttcttcaaggttaaattcttcttcagttagactagaggcagacccgctgcctcccctgacaattccccctttttgtatttgtgctagaaatattgcagaaacagtcttctgcagggccctttgcagaagactgacaagacatggcaacatcaaagcacagtcacaattaccaagatcatgacccccacagttttgaccagagatatcaaccatccagaaagtccccatcctttaaacatccttgtaagccaatccaatccgtcctcttctgttagacgcctcacaccatccttcagctgctgtatacttttaaaaatagattctgagtggtcagacaaattcatgcaacacattccttcaaaatcttcacatccatgtccttgcgctaaaagcaaaaagtcaattgcagccctgttctgtaaagtagcatgtctaacactatcaacatcagttaaaaggccacttaaagctaaagaagtagcattagtctgtttgctaagccaacatcccaacttattcaaagtcgttaaggcatttgcaacaccaactcctggtgccaatatggaggccgttatgatctggcctggattccagaattcaacgttatctcgacaagaactttcaaaccgatgaacggtccttgggactcgcttatgttttcgagtcatattcagaatcattgacacatttggtgttaataacgtgagacgtccgaggctacacgggcctccattcagtttagatgggacgcctccccaggcacgatctccacagattagaaacacaccaggaggtaatgcaagaggaacagcaaaagatcgtgagatgttagtcgaagtataattgcaccaagcagttgaattatgataagcagcattagttgcattcacattttgccctctccgtgtggtgttataggagtaattaaaaaacacacaagcatccattataacagagcctagcaactctagctcttggggttcttgcgtaacctgtggaaggtgactatatacaccatcccaattatctgtacaattttttgaagagttgcaaagagagaaagcctgaagggtttgtgggattggccatgtgtctactggcactcccaccaaacaggtggagaatggattttccgggttcgcagtagaaaggcacaaggtttcttgatgtgtcatatttgccaaagttacccagatattctgcttgggttgtggaactacccatccttcagcctgatgcaggttccagcacaggccaaacacaccgagcaggaacccagcgagggccggcatctgtagagacacaagcataacccctgccccaggttaataattcacatggtccactccactggccagtaattagatctctaacatgcactttgatgtctttttgcaaatcctgttttgaaaaaagagaagagaaatgctgaaaaagaggaggtaaagaagaattatccccgtaatggagaaagttaagaacataaactgctttatctaaacatgcctgtggtggttccccaatcattccccctttttgtttttgaagctgccgcttcaacgtactatgtgcacgctcaacaattgcttgtcctgttggggaatggggaattcctgtaacatgagtaacaccccacaaattaaaaaatgtttgaaccttctgtgaaatgtatgctgggccattgtccgtttttatttggcgtggtaccccaagcatagagaaagccttttggaagtgtcgaactacatcttttcctgtctccccgttatgtgctgttgctactaaggcatgagaataagtatcaatggaaacatgaacatacttctgtcggccaaattcatttatgtgagtaacatcactttgccaaatctgtaaagcctgcatacctctggggttagtaccaaaatacactggtgtgtgagttccttggcagtcagggcaggcggctacaatagaccgagcttcatcatgagacaagccgaactgccgtcgtaaagctcgatatccttggtgaaaaaattgatgtgataatacagcttgttgctttatgttaggaacagtattaagagccatagcggaaacaagagcatccactctggcattaccttctgtataaaatcctggtaaagtggtatgactacggatgtgcatgataaaataaggttctgtccgtagttgaatacttttccagagttctaaaagtacatcaaataataattgattgtctgacatggtcaaaaccactttgtctagtctagaaactaagttagctacatatgctgagtcagttacaatatttacaggaacagaaaaaatagaaaaaacaacagccattgcacgtagctctactacttgtggagaaccattttgatatactactttgttgttccagttgttgttttcataccatactactgctgctttacctgtttttcctgagtcatctgtaaaaacagtagggccgttcactggttctgggcggcttaaatttttttgaccaaatggtatttctcgagcaaatttcagtagtggatgtgacggcaggtgatatgacacctgtccttgaaaacccgccatggctgcctgtagttcataattatttgccaagcaccattcaaaataccaattttgaacaggtaaaacaatcttagctgggtcacgccctgttagttctgtacatcgttttctggcttttatgattacatcagcaataagctcaaacagtccaggagcagtttttcgtggtcggaatgacagaaacatccattctagaatgtgcagtgggtcatcccactcagaattccactgcaccaaagcaccaaatggtacagttttgtcaattagtacaaagagttgcaccaattgagacagatctattcgagaaaaaaatttctcgtgtatagatcgttccaccatgtgaattacctttaatgcttcctcagttaatactctgggttctgttggatcattggaattttttaataattccaataaaggttgcagttgtgaattggtcagtccgagatagggtctaatccaattcagagatcccattaacttctgtacatcattaagggttttaacttcaaggttaagtttcacaggttgaggcattacctgcctacctgtgactgttagtcctaaatacttccagggttctactttctgcaccttttcaggggcgataactaatccatagtgttgtaatgaatttctagtcacattctccatgtcattcaactgctccttgttgtttgatgctaacaggatgtcatccatgtaatggtaacaataactggtagggaatctttcccttacaggtgacaaagcttgtgccacaaaccattgacaaattgttggtgaatttttcatgccctgcggcagaactttccattgatatctttttgcaggttctgcatgattgacagaaggcacagagaatgcaaatttttccctgtcttgacaagctaatggtattgtaaaaaaacaatccttgagatccatgacaatgatttcccaatcttgagggatcatggccggtgaaggcatgcctggttgtagagcccccatcgtggccatgacagcattgatctgccgcaggtcatgcaaaaatcgccattttcctgatttcttttttatcacaaacactggagtattccaggggctctgagagggttcaatgtgtccagcagctagctgttctgccaccaattcttgcagggcctttaatttctccattggtaggggccactgatccacccacacagggttattcgttaaccaagttaaaacaagcgtgggttgcctaacaccctgcagcacagtggcccccgttaaaaatccgtagtaatcttcaccccccactgtgacaagcaatctctcccccatagattgaggggagctgctgtcacatatggtttaacgactgcttgttggccctcaggattggtgatcagaattgccgtagctgctgttcttgctcgtgcggagcctcccagccccactacccctgtgtccacatcctctgttggccaggtggatggccacagatagttagaaataatagtcacatcggcgcccgtatctaggagccccgcaagccttactgtagtcggtgaatgtccatgatttgacagcgtgcacgtcatatgtggtcgagatgatgagacagtctgagaccagcacacttgagggggccctgtagaaccgaagcctccatcgcctcgcagtcgctgttctgcttttgggacacaactcaaaaaaggaacaagttgagcgagacgagtaccttttggaatcgtaacaggtggataaagggtcgaaactaatgcacaaatttgacccgtaaagtcagcatcaatgactcccacatgcacgattaatccgtttaaggtgctacttgatcttcctataagtaacgcactcagtcctcgtcctatgggaccccttgcctcaagagggaccttaacaatgtcttttgtaactatagttattgtgtcggcggtggatacatccaaccctactgagccagtagttgcggctgatagctgctcacagaggggatttgacctgctgtctggaggggatttgatgtcctcgcgtgccctctcgcgctcttcttgtggtttccctgtatcggttgcccgttagcatgaaacttggaacgacattgtttcgcgaaatgtcccgatttcccacatttattgcaattagttcctggtgggacagtcatgggctgcttgcctgccgaccttctgttcgggcaatttactttcatatgaccgtctttaccacatccaaagcattttcctgtatttcgcatgttcatggcagtagctaaagccgccattttatgttccactgtaccaacctttgaacatgcggccaccatgtcaggaatagaaggatctcctggtaaagactgtattatcttttggcagtcctcattagcattatcctttgctagctgtttgcataacatttgtcttaacgtttcatcttctacctgtttctccaatgcagcagatattttttctacaaattgcaaaaagggttctttaggaccttgccggatagcaatatacttctgttttggagctgccatttccatggttcgctttaatgctgtaatccctatgtgttgtgcctgttcaaggacaatcggaggccacgtagcttgcagctgagggttactaaatggtccctcgccaagcaaggcatcttctccgagtcctaacctcggatcgtcttgtggcagtcgagcattattttgtgcagctgctcgtgccatctgcctccaagtagattgaaacacttgtaattgtactggctgaaacagcacttgtgcgagatgtgtaacatcatatggacacaacaaatctgtgctgattattcgaataagttgcatcacctcaggagaattgattccaaatttctgtgctttattctgcaaatcctgcaccaccttccaactgatcggattgtgctcatcatgctcatttgtgcctgcaacagctttataaacagggaatgcaccataagcctctgctgctatatctacaggctttggacatgccggggttggagagtatgggctgaggcgttcaaccagatcccagttgccagcctcagcagcatactctctaactccctcccaaaatcgatcaggggaccttggaattacagttactgtggatggagggagagtccatggctgggctttcttcaccatgggtttatctgtgatatgtagagtttgtaaagccgtggttaaagcttcttctccctcactttcattttcgctctcgctctctggctctgtgttacccgccctattttcctcctcggggggggctgatggaatcaccccttctgctgctgcgccgctaggggccgccgctgcaccactaggtggggggggctcctcatcgccccgcaaaatatttaatggtggaggaggaggaggtgggcgagggcgcgatctgcttttgcccgtgaggggtttcctgcctgctattcctgaggctgaggtatccactgcctttgtccctttgccacagtcctccccgtcattgtcttcaggtcgaatgtctgttagtttcccatcagaggcctcacgctctatcttccattcctttaaggtttcactcaataagcgccatgtggttgccaactcacatgcctctttttgtcctttagagacctcatccaatattttcaatcctactgcttgccatgcactcacactgaatgcagtaactgttgtggcttcaaagccttgcatcttactccatagcaaaatctttttcaggctttgttctgaggttttaaccccctttctttttaatagggctttccaggtagacaaaattgtctcctcttcctttgttaatgactgccccataattacagtcccgttcccggtggctcacctttttaggtgtcgaaattcaggtccggaccaggcagattccctctgctctcagctacaccgggctccgtctccgcggctcttcccgccgccgttatacttctcctttaaatgaccacttcgctctaatcacgttgctctaatttatcacgttgctctaatcaatcacgtcgctctaatttatcacgtcgctctaatttatcacgtcggggtcaccatttgtcgcagttgagacggacacgacaaacatcagattgtgtgaaagcgaccaaaatggctgcaaaagcccctttattgttttaacaagcttttttataaccttcttcaaagtaggtgttcatacaggattggtttactttagtaactaacagttcacgattgggtgatagtttctcgcctgaatcgtcaggacagttcttcttatcttagttctctaatcttgtttccatggcacttctcgggactttctcgcctctcatggatacactggaatttcttcaaggttaaattcttcttcagttagactagaggcagacccgctgcctcccccgacagctagcaccttctctgtgcctgggaagcagaagtgttcacattgcttcgcagaatcgcttttgtgcagaaaacagtaacacttgttcagaatgaaagaaagcacagaaccccagattttatgttgtcctggagagcttgcagagcactggggaaaggcaggcagagaattccctgctagcaccttctctgtgcctgggaagcacaagtgttcactttgcttcgcagaatcgcttttgtgcagaaaacactaacacttgttcagaatgaaagaaagcacagagccccagattttatgttgtcctggagagcttgcagagcactgaggaaaggcaggcagagaattccctgctagcaccttctctgtgcctgggaagcagaagtgttcacattgcttcgcagaatcgcttttgtgcagaaaacagtaacacttgttcagaacgaaagaaagcacagagccccagattttatgttgtcctggagagcttgcagagcactggggaaaggcaggcagagaattccctgctagcaccttctctgtgcctgggaagcacaagtgttcacattgcttcgcagaatcgattttgtgcagaaaacagtaacacttgttcagaatgaaagaaagcacagaaccccagattttatgttgtcctggagagcttgcagagcactggggaaaggcaggcagagaattccctgctagcaccttctctgtgcctgggaagcacaagtgttcacattgcttggcagaatcgcttttgtgcagaaaacagtaacacttgttcagaacgaaagaaagcacagagccccagattttatgttgtcctggagagcttgcagagcactggggaaaggcaggcagagaattccctgctagcaccttctctgtgcctgggaagcacaagtgttcacattgcttcgcagaatcgcttttgtgcagaaaacagtaacacttgttcagaacgaaagaaagcacagagccccagattttatgttgtcctggagagcttgcagagcactggggaaaggcaggcagagaattccctgctagcaccttctctgtgcctgggaagcacaagtgttcacattgcttcgcagaatcgcttttgtgcagaaaacagtaacacttgttcagaacgaaagaaagcacagagccccagattttatgttgtcctggagagcttgcagagcactggggaaaggcaggcagagaattccctgctagcaccttctctgtgcctgggaagcacaagtgttcacattgcttcgcagaatcgcttttgtgcagaaaacaataacacttgttcagaacgaaagaaagcacagagccccagattttatgttgtcctggagagcttgcagagcactggggaaaggcaggcagagaattccctgctagcaccttctctgtgcctgttcacattgcttcgcagaatcgcttttgtgcagaaaacagtaacagttcttca
The sequence above is a segment of the Strix uralensis isolate ZFMK-TIS-50842 unplaced genomic scaffold, bStrUra1 scaffold_236, whole genome shotgun sequence genome. Coding sequences within it:
- the LOC141938672 gene encoding syncytin-2-like translates to MTCTLSNHGHSPTTMPALAGFLLGVFGLCWNLHQAEGWVVPQPKQNIWVTLANMTHQETLCLSTANPENPFSTCLVGVPVDTWPIPQTLQAFSLCNSSKNCTDNWDGVYSHLPQVTQEPQELELLGSVIMDACVFFNYSYNTTRRGQNVNATNAAYHNSTAWCNYTSTNISRSFAVPLALPPGVFLICGDRAWGGVPSKLNGGPCSLGRLTLLTPNVSMILNMTRKHKRVPRTVHRFESSCRDNVEFWNPGQIITASILAPGVGVANALTTLNKLGCWLSKQTNATSLALSGLLTDVDSVRHATLQNRAAIDFLLLAQGHGCEDFEGMCCMNLSDHSESIFKSIQQLKDGVRRLTEEDGLDWLTRMFKGWGLSGWLISLVKTVGVMILVIVTVL